From Pseudomonas sp. LS1212, the proteins below share one genomic window:
- a CDS encoding COG3014 family protein has product MASRALTVLAICAIVQLTGCAAFRSYDSELKETNQQLASGNVDAALVLLEKNNRSADKDLLYYFEKGELLRSKGDLAGSQSAWRAADTVVFKWEESVKLDTEKYIRQFGSFLVNDKVRRYEGYDYEKVMLTTQMALNMLALNDFDGARTEIKKTHEREATIAELRDKEYLKREEEAQKQGVQTAYKDLKGYPVESLDAPEVVGLKNSYQSAFSHYLSGYVYEALGEKGLAAPGYRKAAELRPNTPLLEQALLDLDKPADKSTDSVVLIVVQSGLAPARDSIRIPLPLLISGNMVITPLSFPVIKEDTSTPRFAQIHLDGKALDLTALNSTTAMSRRALRDDMPGIILRTSVRAITRGVAQKQINDVNPLAGLAVGLASAITEGADTRTWRTLPDDTQVVRLRIKQGEHQLSLPSNLGGTQVKIRIDRPYQVVALRVIGNQVFAGGPAVQVPPSATPQAVASLTQP; this is encoded by the coding sequence ATGGCATCCCGTGCTCTTACAGTCCTGGCGATCTGCGCGATCGTTCAGTTGACCGGCTGCGCAGCGTTTCGCAGCTACGATTCCGAATTGAAGGAAACCAACCAGCAGTTGGCCAGCGGCAATGTCGATGCCGCCTTGGTGCTGCTGGAAAAGAACAACCGTAGTGCAGACAAGGACCTGCTCTACTACTTCGAAAAGGGCGAACTGCTGCGCTCCAAGGGCGACCTGGCCGGTAGCCAGAGTGCCTGGAGAGCGGCAGACACCGTCGTTTTCAAATGGGAGGAATCAGTCAAGCTCGACACCGAAAAGTACATCCGGCAGTTCGGCAGCTTCCTGGTCAACGACAAGGTGCGGCGCTATGAAGGCTATGACTACGAAAAAGTCATGCTGACCACGCAGATGGCCCTGAACATGTTGGCGCTCAACGATTTCGACGGCGCCCGCACCGAGATCAAGAAGACCCACGAACGCGAAGCGACCATCGCTGAACTGCGTGACAAGGAATACCTCAAGCGAGAAGAGGAAGCCCAGAAGCAAGGCGTCCAGACCGCGTACAAGGACCTCAAGGGCTACCCGGTCGAAAGCCTCGATGCACCGGAAGTGGTCGGCCTGAAAAACAGCTATCAGAGCGCGTTCAGCCACTACCTCTCAGGCTACGTGTACGAAGCCCTTGGCGAAAAAGGCCTGGCCGCGCCGGGCTATCGCAAGGCCGCCGAACTGCGCCCCAACACACCGCTGCTGGAGCAGGCATTGCTGGACCTGGACAAGCCTGCCGACAAAAGCACTGACAGCGTTGTACTGATCGTGGTGCAAAGTGGCCTGGCACCGGCCCGCGACTCAATCCGCATTCCCCTGCCCCTGCTGATCAGCGGCAACATGGTTATCACCCCGCTGTCGTTCCCGGTCATCAAGGAAGACACCTCGACCCCACGCTTCGCCCAGATCCACCTGGACGGCAAGGCACTGGACCTGACCGCGCTCAACAGCACCACTGCCATGTCTCGCCGCGCCCTGCGCGATGACATGCCAGGCATCATCCTGCGCACCAGCGTGCGGGCGATCACCCGGGGTGTCGCACAAAAGCAGATCAACGACGTCAATCCCCTGGCCGGCCTTGCCGTCGGCCTGGCTTCAGCAATTACCGAAGGGGCCGATACCCGTACCTGGCGCACCTTGCCGGACGATACCCAGGTGGTCCGTCTGCGCATCAAGCAGGGTGAGCACCAGTTGAGCCTGCCCTCAAACCTGGGTGGCACCCAGGTCAAGATCAGGATCGACCGCCCCTATC
- a CDS encoding YaiI/YqxD family protein — MRVWIDADACPKAAKDQVVKFALKRQLEVIMVAGQSQIKPAFACVKLIVVPSGPDAADDYLVENAVPGELVICSDVPLADRLVKKGVAALDPRGREFDQRNMGERLAVRNLFTDLREQGQVGGGQAPYGDREKQAFANSLDRILTRLAREFPA, encoded by the coding sequence ATGCGTGTCTGGATCGATGCCGATGCCTGTCCCAAGGCGGCCAAGGATCAGGTCGTCAAGTTCGCCTTGAAACGCCAGCTCGAAGTGATAATGGTGGCGGGGCAAAGCCAGATCAAGCCGGCATTTGCCTGCGTCAAACTGATCGTGGTGCCCAGCGGCCCGGATGCGGCAGACGATTATCTGGTTGAAAACGCCGTGCCGGGCGAGCTGGTGATCTGCAGCGACGTGCCATTGGCCGACCGCCTGGTGAAGAAGGGGGTGGCTGCACTCGACCCGCGGGGCCGCGAGTTCGATCAGCGCAACATGGGCGAACGCCTGGCCGTACGCAACCTGTTTACCGACTTGCGCGAACAAGGCCAGGTTGGAGGAGGGCAGGCGCCCTATGGCGACCGCGAGAAGCAGGCGTTCGCCAATTCGCTGGACCGGATACTGACGCGCCTGGCGCGTGAATTCCCGGCCTAG
- the elbB gene encoding isoprenoid biosynthesis glyoxalase ElbB, which translates to MTKKVAVILSGCGVYDGAEIHESVITLLRLDQRGAQVQCFAPNIAQLHVIDHTTGAEMPETRNVLVESARIARGNIKDIREANAEDFDALIVPGGFGSAKNLSNFAIEGTHCTVQPDVLALAEAFAEAGKPVGLICISPALAAKIYGPGVVCTIGNDPATSAAIVKMGGTHEECDVHDIVEDTQRKLVTTPAYMTAKSIGEAAAGINKLVDRVLELTQE; encoded by the coding sequence ATGACCAAAAAAGTTGCAGTGATTCTTTCGGGCTGTGGTGTCTATGACGGCGCGGAAATCCATGAAAGCGTGATTACCTTGTTGCGCCTTGACCAGCGTGGAGCGCAGGTCCAGTGCTTTGCGCCCAACATTGCCCAGTTGCACGTGATCGACCACACCACCGGCGCAGAGATGCCCGAAACACGCAATGTGCTGGTCGAGTCGGCACGCATTGCACGTGGCAATATCAAGGACATTCGCGAAGCCAACGCCGAAGACTTCGACGCCTTGATCGTGCCCGGGGGCTTCGGTTCGGCCAAGAACCTCTCCAACTTCGCCATCGAAGGTACGCACTGCACCGTCCAGCCGGATGTGCTGGCACTGGCCGAAGCCTTCGCCGAAGCCGGCAAGCCGGTCGGCCTGATCTGCATTTCGCCGGCGTTGGCAGCGAAGATCTACGGCCCCGGCGTGGTCTGCACCATCGGCAACGACCCCGCGACCAGTGCAGCCATCGTCAAGATGGGTGGCACTCATGAAGAATGCGATGTTCACGACATTGTCGAAGACACCCAACGCAAGCTGGTCACTACCCCGGCCTACATGACGGCCAAGTCCATTGGTGAGGCGGCTGCCGGGATCAACAAGCTGGTCGACCGTGTGCTCGAACTGACCCAGGAATAA
- a CDS encoding DedA family protein, which yields MLQQFLQDFGYLALFLGTFFEGETILVLAGFLAFRGYMDINLVVVVAFFGSYAGDQLWYFMGRKHGRKLLARKPRWQMMGDRALEHIRRHPDIWVLSFRFVYGLRTVMPVAIGLSGYPPRRYLLLNGIGAAIWASALGAAAYHFGALLEGILGNVKKYELWVLGGLLLVGGCLWLWRRIKAARIARHTRNAHKADHHDSEVG from the coding sequence ATGCTCCAACAATTCCTGCAGGATTTCGGCTACTTAGCCCTTTTTCTTGGTACGTTTTTCGAAGGCGAAACCATCCTGGTTCTTGCCGGCTTCCTTGCGTTCCGCGGATACATGGACATCAACCTGGTGGTTGTCGTCGCGTTCTTCGGCAGCTATGCCGGCGATCAGCTGTGGTATTTCATGGGGCGCAAGCACGGGCGCAAATTGCTGGCACGCAAACCGCGCTGGCAGATGATGGGTGACCGGGCGCTGGAGCATATACGCCGGCATCCGGATATCTGGGTGCTGAGTTTTCGTTTCGTCTATGGTTTGCGCACAGTCATGCCGGTGGCCATCGGCCTTTCGGGCTACCCGCCGAGGCGCTACTTGCTGCTCAACGGTATTGGCGCTGCCATCTGGGCCTCAGCGCTGGGCGCCGCTGCCTATCACTTCGGCGCGCTCCTTGAAGGCATACTGGGCAACGTCAAGAAATACGAGCTCTGGGTGCTCGGCGGGCTGCTGCTGGTGGGTGGCTGCCTGTGGCTATGGCGCCGGATCAAGGCCGCCCGTATCGCTCGTCATACGCGAAATGCCCACAAGGCCGACCACCACGATTCAGAGGTCGGCTAG
- the hemB gene encoding porphobilinogen synthase — protein MSFTPANRLFPATRLRRNRRDDFSRRLVRENVLTVDDLILPVFVLDGENRRETIASMPGVERLSIDLLLQEAEQWVALGIPALALFPVTPPEKKSLDGSEAWNPEGIAQRATRALRDRFPELGVITDVALDPFTTHGQDGILDEDGYVENDITVDALVRQALSHADAGAQVVAPSDMMDGRIQAIREALELAGHVNVRIMAYSAKYASAYYGPFRDAVGSALNLGKANKASYQMDPANSNEALHEVAADLSEGADMVMVKPGMPYLDILCRVKDEFKVPTFVYQVSGEYAMHMAAIQNGWLSEGVILESLTAFKRAGADGILTYFAVRAAQLMRGQ, from the coding sequence GTGAGCTTCACCCCCGCTAACCGTTTGTTTCCTGCCACCCGCCTTCGTCGCAATCGTCGTGATGATTTTTCTCGTCGTCTGGTTCGTGAAAATGTACTGACGGTCGACGACCTGATCTTGCCGGTTTTTGTTCTGGACGGTGAAAATCGCCGCGAAACCATTGCTTCGATGCCAGGTGTCGAGCGCTTGAGCATCGACCTGTTGCTGCAGGAAGCCGAACAATGGGTAGCGTTGGGTATCCCGGCACTGGCGCTGTTTCCGGTTACCCCGCCTGAGAAGAAGTCGCTCGATGGCAGCGAAGCCTGGAACCCTGAGGGGATTGCCCAGCGTGCGACCCGCGCCCTGCGTGATCGCTTCCCGGAGCTGGGCGTGATCACCGATGTGGCCCTCGACCCGTTCACTACCCACGGCCAGGACGGCATTCTTGACGAAGACGGCTACGTCGAGAATGACATTACCGTCGATGCATTGGTGCGTCAGGCACTGTCCCATGCCGATGCCGGTGCCCAGGTGGTTGCCCCTTCGGACATGATGGACGGGCGGATTCAGGCCATCCGCGAAGCCCTTGAGCTGGCTGGCCACGTCAACGTGCGGATCATGGCCTATTCGGCCAAGTACGCCAGTGCCTACTACGGCCCGTTCCGTGATGCGGTCGGCTCGGCCCTGAACCTGGGCAAGGCGAACAAGGCGTCCTATCAAATGGACCCGGCCAACAGCAACGAAGCCCTTCATGAAGTGGCAGCCGACCTGTCCGAAGGCGCCGATATGGTCATGGTCAAGCCAGGCATGCCATATCTGGATATTCTTTGTCGGGTCAAGGATGAATTCAAGGTCCCGACTTTTGTCTATCAGGTCAGTGGTGAATACGCCATGCACATGGCCGCCATCCAGAATGGCTGGTTGAGTGAAGGCGTGATCCTCGAATCGCTCACCGCTTTTAAACGGGCGGGCGCCGACGGCATTCTCACTTATTTTGCCGTCCGCGCCGCTCAACTGATGAGAGGGCAGTAA
- the ppk1 gene encoding polyphosphate kinase 1 produces MNNEALTEVALKEAEPVLEQVVEMLPVMELVLPLPPVPVVEAQVMAPAVTIPSLDDSSLYIHRELSQLQFNIRVLEQALDESYPLLERLKFLLIFSSNLDEFFEIRVAGLKKQITFAREQAGADGLQPHQALARISELVHGHVDRQYAILNDILLPELEKHQVRFIRRRNWTSKLKIWVRRYFRDEIAPIITPIGLDPTHPFPLLVNKSLNFIVELEGIDAFGRDSGLAIIPAPRLLPRVIKVPEDVCGAGDNYVFLSSMIHAHADDLFQGMKVKGCYQFRLTRNADLAVDTEDVEDLARALRGELFSRRYGDAVRLEVADTCPKHLSDYLLKQFSLSETELYQVNGPVNLTRLFSITGLDSHPELQYTPFTPAIPKLLQNSENIFSVISKQDILLLHPFESFTPVVDLLRQAAKDPHVLAVRQTLYRSGANSEIVDALVDAARNGKEVTAVIELRARFDEESNLQLASRLQAAGAVVIYGVVGFKTHAKMMLILRREAGEIVRYAHLGTGNYHAGNARLYTDYSLLTSDDALCEDVGKLFSQLIGMGKTLRMKKLLHAPFTLKKGMLDMIARETQFALEGKPAHIIAKFNSLTDPKIIRALYKASQSGVRIDLVVRGMCCLRPGIAGVSHNIQVRSIIGRFLEHTRVFYFLNGGEEQMFLSSADWMERNLDKRVETCFPVEGKKLILRVKKELEVYLSDNTHAWILQPDGRYIRSTPTGNQNPRSAQATLLERLSLPVLSVR; encoded by the coding sequence ATGAATAACGAAGCACTTACCGAAGTAGCCTTGAAGGAAGCAGAGCCCGTGCTTGAGCAAGTGGTGGAAATGCTGCCGGTGATGGAGCTTGTCCTGCCCTTGCCCCCTGTGCCGGTCGTGGAAGCCCAGGTTATGGCACCTGCGGTAACCATTCCGAGCCTGGATGACAGCAGTCTGTATATCCATCGCGAGCTTTCGCAGCTGCAGTTCAATATCCGCGTGCTGGAGCAGGCGCTGGATGAGTCCTACCCGTTGCTGGAGCGGCTGAAGTTTTTGCTGATCTTCTCCAGCAACCTGGATGAATTCTTCGAAATTCGTGTAGCGGGCCTGAAGAAGCAGATTACGTTCGCCCGTGAGCAGGCCGGCGCTGACGGCCTGCAGCCGCATCAGGCGCTGGCGCGCATCAGCGAACTGGTGCACGGCCATGTCGATCGCCAATACGCGATCCTCAACGACATTTTGTTGCCGGAACTGGAGAAGCATCAGGTCCGCTTCATTCGCCGGCGCAACTGGACGTCCAAGCTCAAGATCTGGGTCCGTCGTTATTTCCGTGACGAAATCGCGCCAATCATCACGCCCATCGGCCTCGACCCGACGCACCCCTTCCCGCTGCTGGTGAACAAGAGCCTGAACTTCATCGTCGAGCTGGAAGGGATCGACGCCTTCGGCCGCGATTCGGGCCTGGCGATCATCCCTGCTCCGCGCTTGTTGCCGCGAGTCATCAAGGTACCGGAAGATGTCTGTGGTGCAGGCGATAACTATGTATTTTTGTCGTCGATGATCCACGCGCATGCCGATGACCTGTTCCAGGGCATGAAGGTCAAGGGCTGCTATCAGTTCCGCTTGACCCGTAACGCAGACCTTGCGGTGGACACCGAGGACGTTGAAGACCTGGCGCGGGCACTGCGCGGCGAGCTTTTCTCGCGCCGCTATGGCGATGCCGTGCGCCTGGAAGTCGCCGACACCTGTCCCAAGCATTTGTCCGATTACCTGCTCAAGCAGTTCAGCCTGAGCGAAACCGAGCTGTACCAGGTCAATGGTCCGGTCAACCTGACCCGGCTGTTCAGCATCACTGGCCTGGACAGTCATCCGGAGTTGCAATACACGCCGTTCACCCCGGCGATCCCCAAGCTGTTGCAGAACAGCGAGAATATTTTCAGCGTGATCAGCAAGCAGGACATCCTGCTACTGCACCCGTTCGAGTCCTTCACCCCGGTCGTCGACCTGCTGCGCCAAGCCGCCAAGGACCCGCATGTGTTGGCGGTACGCCAGACCCTTTACCGCAGTGGCGCCAACTCGGAAATCGTCGATGCGCTGGTCGATGCCGCGCGTAACGGCAAGGAAGTCACGGCGGTGATCGAGTTGCGCGCGCGATTCGATGAAGAGTCCAACCTGCAACTGGCCAGCCGCCTGCAGGCTGCCGGTGCGGTGGTGATCTACGGTGTGGTCGGGTTCAAGACCCACGCCAAGATGATGCTGATCCTGCGCCGCGAGGCCGGCGAGATCGTCCGCTATGCGCACCTGGGTACCGGTAACTACCATGCCGGCAACGCCCGCCTGTACACCGACTACAGCCTGCTGACCTCCGACGATGCCCTGTGCGAAGACGTCGGCAAGCTGTTCAGCCAGTTGATCGGCATGGGCAAGACCCTGCGCATGAAGAAACTCCTGCATGCGCCCTTCACCTTGAAGAAGGGCATGCTCGACATGATCGCGCGGGAAACCCAGTTCGCCCTCGAAGGCAAGCCGGCGCACATCATCGCCAAGTTCAACTCGCTGACCGATCCGAAGATCATCCGTGCGCTGTACAAGGCCAGCCAGTCCGGTGTGCGCATCGATCTGGTGGTGCGCGGCATGTGCTGCCTGCGCCCGGGGATTGCCGGGGTCTCGCACAACATCCAGGTGCGCTCGATCATCGGGCGCTTCCTGGAGCACACGCGGGTCTTCTATTTCCTCAACGGCGGCGAGGAGCAGATGTTCCTGTCCAGTGCCGACTGGATGGAGCGCAACCTCGACAAGCGTGTCGAGACCTGCTTCCCGGTCGAAGGGAAGAAGTTGATTCTGCGGGTGAAGAAGGAGTTGGAGGTTTACCTGAGCGACAACACCCACGCCTGGATCCTGCAGCCGGACGGCCGCTACATACGCAGCACGCCGACCGGCAACCAGAACCCGCGCAGTGCCCAGGCCACTCTGCTCGAGCGCCTGAGCCTCCCGGTCCTCAGCGTACGCTGA
- the ppx gene encoding exopolyphosphatase — protein MPQNSAKNLSLIAAIDLGSNSFHMVLAKAIHSEIRILERLGEKVQLAAGIDEERRLSEESMQRGLDCLKRFSQLINGLPLGAVRIVGTNALREARNRNEFISRAEEILGHPVEVISGREEARLIYLGVSHTLADTPGKRLVADIGGGSTEFIIGQRFEPLLRESLQMGCVSYTQRYFRDGKITPARYAQAYTAARLEIMSIENALHRLTWDEAIGSSGTIRAIGLALKAGGQGSGEVNADGLAWLKRKLFKLGDVDKIDFEGIKPDRRAIFPAGLAILEAIFDALELQRMDHCEGALREGVLYDLLGRHHHEDVRERTLNSLMERYHVDVAQADRVERKALHAFDQVATDWELDDGIWRELLGWAAKVHEVGLDIAHYQFHKHGAYLIEHSDLAGFSREDQLMLALLVRGHRRNIPKDRFADFGDEGVKLIRLCVLLRFAILFHHIRGTQQMPQVKLHANGDSLDVEFPDGWLEENQLTQADFALEAEWLTRVGFVLSVR, from the coding sequence ATGCCGCAAAACTCAGCCAAGAATCTTTCCTTGATCGCTGCCATCGACCTGGGCTCCAACAGTTTTCACATGGTCCTTGCGAAGGCCATCCACAGCGAGATCCGCATTCTTGAGCGGCTCGGAGAAAAGGTTCAACTGGCCGCCGGCATCGATGAAGAGCGCAGGCTCAGCGAAGAGTCCATGCAGCGCGGGCTCGATTGCCTCAAGCGTTTCTCCCAGTTGATCAACGGCTTGCCCCTGGGCGCGGTGCGTATCGTCGGTACCAACGCCCTGCGCGAGGCGCGCAACCGCAACGAATTCATCAGCCGTGCCGAGGAAATCCTTGGCCACCCGGTGGAAGTCATCTCCGGTCGTGAGGAAGCTCGCCTGATCTACCTGGGCGTCTCCCACACCCTGGCCGACACCCCCGGCAAGCGCTTGGTAGCCGACATTGGCGGCGGCAGTACCGAATTCATTATTGGCCAGCGCTTCGAACCGCTGCTGCGCGAAAGCCTGCAGATGGGCTGCGTCAGCTATACCCAACGCTACTTCCGCGACGGCAAGATCACTCCGGCCCGCTATGCCCAGGCTTACACGGCGGCGCGCCTGGAAATCATGAGTATCGAAAATGCCCTGCACCGGCTGACCTGGGATGAAGCGATCGGCTCCTCCGGGACCATTCGAGCCATTGGCCTGGCCCTCAAGGCTGGCGGCCAGGGCAGCGGCGAGGTCAACGCTGACGGTTTGGCCTGGCTCAAGCGCAAGCTGTTCAAGCTGGGCGACGTCGACAAAATCGATTTCGAGGGCATCAAGCCCGACCGCCGGGCCATTTTCCCGGCCGGGCTGGCCATCCTGGAGGCCATATTCGATGCTCTGGAATTACAGCGCATGGATCACTGTGAAGGCGCGCTGCGCGAGGGCGTGCTTTATGACCTGCTCGGCCGCCATCACCACGAAGACGTGCGCGAACGCACCCTGAACTCGCTCATGGAGCGTTATCACGTCGATGTGGCCCAAGCGGACCGGGTGGAGCGCAAAGCCCTGCACGCCTTCGACCAGGTCGCTACAGACTGGGAGCTGGATGATGGCATCTGGCGCGAACTCCTCGGCTGGGCGGCGAAGGTGCATGAAGTGGGCCTGGACATCGCCCACTATCAATTCCATAAGCATGGCGCCTACCTGATCGAGCACTCGGATCTTGCCGGTTTTTCACGCGAGGACCAGCTGATGCTCGCGCTGCTGGTGCGCGGACACCGTCGCAATATTCCCAAGGACAGGTTCGCCGATTTCGGCGATGAAGGCGTCAAGCTGATCCGCCTGTGCGTGTTGCTGCGCTTCGCGATCCTGTTCCATCACATTCGCGGTACCCAGCAGATGCCTCAGGTAAAACTGCACGCCAACGGCGATAGCCTCGACGTGGAGTTTCCGGACGGCTGGCTGGAGGAGAACCAACTGACCCAGGCCGACTTCGCGCTGGAAGCGGAGTGGCTGACCCGGGTCGGTTTCGTCCTCAGCGTACGCTGA
- the trxA gene encoding thioredoxin TrxA, with the protein MSSELIKHVTDASFEQDVLKAEGAVLVDYWAEWCGPCKMIAPVLDEIAETYKGKLTVAKLNIDENQETPAKHGVRGIPTLMLFKNGNVEATKVGALSKSQLAAFLDANI; encoded by the coding sequence ATGAGCAGCGAACTTATCAAGCACGTTACTGATGCTAGCTTCGAGCAAGATGTACTCAAGGCCGAGGGCGCTGTGCTGGTCGACTACTGGGCTGAATGGTGCGGCCCATGCAAGATGATTGCCCCTGTTCTGGACGAAATCGCCGAGACTTACAAGGGTAAACTGACCGTCGCCAAGCTGAACATCGACGAAAACCAGGAAACCCCGGCCAAGCACGGCGTGCGTGGTATCCCGACGCTGATGCTGTTCAAGAACGGCAACGTCGAGGCCACCAAGGTTGGTGCCTTGTCGAAGTCGCAGCTGGCGGCGTTCCTGGACGCCAACATCTGA
- the rho gene encoding transcription termination factor Rho: MNLTELKQKPITDLLEMAEQMGIENMARSRKQDVIFSLLKKHAKSGEEISGDGVLEILQDGFGFLRSADASYLAGPDDIYVSPSQIRRFNLRTGDTIVGKIRPPKEGERYFALLKVDTINFDRPENAKNKILFENLTPLFPTVRMKMEAGNGSTEDLTGRVIDLCAPIGKGQRGLIVAPPKAGKTIMLQNIASNITRNNPEVHLIVLLIDERPEEVTEMQRTVRGEVVASTFDEPPTRHVQVAEMVIEKAKRLVEHKKDVVILLDSITRLARAYNTVIPSSGKVLTGGVDAHALEKPKRFFGAARNIEEGGSLTIIATALVETGSKMDEVIYEEFKGTGNMELPLDRKIAEKRVFPAININRSGTRREELLTADDELQRMWILRKLLHPMDEVAAIEFLVDKLKQTKTNDEFFLSMKRK; encoded by the coding sequence ATGAACCTGACTGAACTCAAGCAAAAGCCGATTACCGATCTGCTCGAAATGGCCGAACAGATGGGCATAGAAAATATGGCCCGTTCGCGCAAGCAAGATGTGATTTTCTCCCTGTTGAAGAAGCATGCAAAAAGCGGCGAGGAAATCTCCGGTGATGGCGTGCTGGAGATTCTCCAGGACGGCTTCGGCTTCCTGCGTTCGGCTGACGCTTCCTACCTGGCCGGCCCGGACGACATCTATGTTTCCCCGAGCCAGATCCGTCGCTTCAACCTGCGTACCGGCGACACCATCGTCGGCAAGATTCGCCCGCCAAAAGAAGGCGAGCGGTATTTTGCCCTGTTGAAAGTCGACACGATCAACTTCGACCGTCCAGAAAACGCGAAGAACAAGATCCTGTTCGAAAACCTGACACCGCTGTTCCCGACCGTGCGCATGAAGATGGAAGCCGGCAACGGCTCCACCGAAGATCTCACCGGTCGTGTGATCGACCTGTGCGCTCCGATCGGTAAGGGTCAGCGCGGTCTGATCGTTGCTCCGCCGAAAGCGGGCAAGACCATCATGCTGCAGAACATCGCGTCGAACATCACGCGCAACAACCCTGAAGTTCATCTGATCGTGCTGCTGATCGACGAACGTCCGGAAGAAGTGACCGAAATGCAGCGCACCGTGCGCGGCGAAGTGGTCGCCTCCACCTTCGACGAGCCGCCAACCCGTCACGTACAGGTTGCCGAGATGGTGATCGAGAAGGCTAAGCGCCTGGTCGAGCACAAGAAGGATGTTGTTATCCTGCTTGACTCCATCACCCGTCTGGCTCGTGCCTACAACACTGTTATCCCGAGCTCCGGCAAGGTGCTGACCGGTGGTGTCGATGCTCACGCCCTGGAAAAACCGAAACGTTTCTTCGGCGCCGCGCGAAACATCGAAGAAGGCGGTTCGCTGACAATCATCGCCACCGCGCTGGTTGAAACCGGCTCGAAGATGGATGAAGTCATCTACGAAGAGTTCAAGGGCACCGGTAACATGGAGCTGCCCCTGGACCGCAAGATCGCTGAAAAGCGCGTCTTCCCGGCCATCAACATCAACCGTTCCGGTACGCGCCGTGAAGAGTTGCTGACTGCTGACGACGAACTGCAGCGCATGTGGATTCTGCGCAAGCTGCTGCACCCGATGGATGAAGTCGCTGCCATCGAGTTCCTGGTCGACAAGTTGAAGCAGACCAAGACCAACGATGAGTTCTTCCTGTCGATGAAACGCAAGTAA